The nucleotide sequence TCGCGGTGCCAGCGCCGGTTCCGGCGCCGCCGGAAAGCCCCTGCTGGATCAGATTGCCGATCGCCTCGCCCAGCGGGCCGCTGAGCGGGTTGTTCTGCCCCGGCTGCTGGGTTTGCGGATTGGCGTTGCCGGTCGCACCACCGCTGCCCGGCGCGGTGGCGCCGCCCAGCCCGAGGCTGCCCAGGATATTGCCGAGCCCGGCACCATCGGGACCGAACAGCCCCTTGCCCATCTCGCGCAGTCTGGCATAGGCGGCGTCCGGATTATCGAGCATGCCGGCCATGTCGGGGTAGATCCGCGGCTGCGACCAGGTGCCCTGGATCATCACGGGGATGCCGAAGCCGACCGGCTCGGAGGCGCGGCCCTGGCCTTCGGTGGTCATCACCAGCTTCGGCTCGACGCGGAAACCCATCATCTTGGTGTCGAGCGCGATGGTGCCGGCGCCGGTGACGCGCACCAGCGGCCCGATCAGGTTGAGATCGGTCGTCACCGCTTGGCCCTTGTCGATGCGGAAGGAGGCCGAGAGCTGCGACAGATCGGTGCTCTGCTCCTGGCTGGAGCTCTGGTTGTCCTGCCAGCCCGACAGCGTGCCCGATGTCAGCGAGCGGATCATCTGCGCGACGTTGATGCCGCGAATGGCGCCGTCCTGGAAATTGACGAAAGCGGTGCCCTGCATGTTCGCCATCAGCGCGCGCTGGCTGGTGCCGGCGCTGCGCAACGCGAGCTTGGCTTGCAGCTTGCCGTCGATCCGGTCGAACTCGGTAAGGCCCTGGAGCAGCGGCAGCGCGCGCACCCCGACGAGATCGGAATGCATGGCAAAGCTCGGGGCACCGGTGGTGGCATCGAGGATCACCTCACCGGAGACCTGGCCGCCATAGGCGCCGAGATTGGCGGTGCTGGCCTTCAGCACGCCGCCTGCGAGCTTGGCATCGAGGGCGAGCGGCGCAAGACGGGCGTCGCCGATCACGGCCTCGTTCGCGGAGAGCCTGATTTGTGCATCGACATAATTGAGCCCGGACACATCGATCGGCGCATTGCTCCAGGGCTGTCCAGATGCACCCTCCGGCGTTTTCGCCAACGGCATCGCGAGCCGCTGGAAATCGAGATCGACCTTGACCAGAGGCTTGCTCGCGATGTCGACCGAGGCCCAGCCGTTGAACGAGCCGTCGCCGAGCCTGCCGTTCACGCCGTTGATCATCACGACGTCGCCGCTGAGGCGCATGTCGGCACGGCCGGTGAGCTGGGACTTCAGCACGTCAGGCATGTCGACGGCGAAATCCACCGGAATGGTGGGCCGGTCGGCCGGCGGTGCCGGCGTCGTCGCCTTGATGTCGAACTTGGTCGGGTGATCGCCGACGCGCGCGGTGCCGGCGATGCTGACCTTGCGGTCGCGACCGACGACGGCATCGGCGTTGATGGCGCTGATGCGGCCCTCGATACGATCGCGCACGCGCGAGAATGCGATCTCGCCGTCGGTGACCTTGACGCGGTCGATGGTCGCCCCGTTCGTGTCGAGCGCAGGCGGCTTCGACGCGGTGCCGGCGTTTGGCAGACGCTCGCGCAGCAGCGGCTGGTAGAGCACGGGATGGGTGACGACGAGCTCGCTGATCTCAGGACGGCCCGACGATACGCTCGCAAGCGTCATCTCGGCCTGCACGCTGTCGACCGTGAGGCGGGTGATGCCGCTGCGGTCCTTGGGGTCCTGGAGCGTGAGGTCGTTCAGCGTGACATTCAGCGTCGGCCACAGGCTGATCTTCGTGGTGCCGTCGATCGACAGGCGATAGCCGGTCGCGCTCTCGACCCGCGCGGCAATCGTCGAGGTCAGGAAGCCCGAGGGGATGCCGACCACCAGCAGGAGCGCGATCACGATGATGACGGCGGCCAAAGTCGCGCCGGCGAATTTCACTATTCTCATGTCGACTTTCCAACGACAGACAATCGGCGCCGAATACAGCAAGTTACCGACCTATGCGCCCGTCCTTTGCGCCTGAGTTTATCCCCGGACGGGAAGTGGCTCCAAGCGTGTAAAAATAGTCAGGGGGAGCTGTAAAGTTATGTGACTTATGACACACTTCCCCGACGCGGTTTTACGCGATCCTGATGTTGATGGTTCCAAGCGATTTGCCAAGGAATTGGCCAAGCAAGCTGGCCAAGCAAGCTTGCCAAGGAAATTCACAAGGATACTGAAATGAGCAAGCAGGCCGAATTTGCGGTCATCCTGAAGATGAATGCGATGTTCGCCGATCTCGGCGCGGACGAGCTCCAGCGGCTGTCCAGTCTCTGCCACACCCAGCATCTGGGGAACGGCGAAGTGCTGTTCCAGAAGGGTGATGCCGGCGACGCGCTGTTCGGCGTGCGCCGCGGCCAGGTCCGCATCGAGACCGGCGCCTCCGACGGCAGCCGGCTGACATTGAATTTCATGGGGCCGGGCGACCTGTTCGGCGAGGTTGCGGTTCTGGACGGCCAGAACCGCACCGCGGATGCCACCGCGGGCGAAGCCAGCGAATTGTTCGTGTTGCGGCGCGAAGATTTCCTCGCCTTCCTCGAACGCGAGCCGAAGGTCGCGATCAGGATCATCGCGCTGCTGTGCCAGCGCATCCGCTGGCAGAGCGAGCGCATGGAAGAATCCATGCTGCAGCCGCTGCCGGTCCGGCTGGCGCGGCGGCTGTGCGCGCTCGCCGCCGATTTTGGCTCCGAGGTGCACATCTCGCAGGAGCAGCTCGGCGTCTTCGTCGGCGCCGCCCGCGAGAGCGTCAACCGCCAGCTTCAGGCCTGGCGCAAGGAGGCGATCCTGGATCTCCAGCGCGGCCGCATCCTGCTGAGGAACATGACCAAGCTGACGGCGATCGCGCGGAACGAATAGGCTTCACAAGAGCAATGGCCTAAGCGCGTCCGCGCGCGTGGTTTGCGCCAGCGCGCGCCGCTGAGTCGGCCTACTCCGCCGGATGTGCGGCGTTCTTCGGATCCGGCGCCGCCCCGTGATGACCGTCCGTCTCGGCATCCTCGCTGTGCACGATCAGCCGCTTGGCGAAGCGCCAGATCAGGGCGCCGAGGTCGTCCATCACCATGAACATCGCGGGCACGAACACCAGCGACAGGATGGTCGAGAAGATCAGGCCGCCGATCACCGCGAGCGCCATCGGCGAGCGGAACTCGCCGCCGGCGCCGACCGCGAGCGCGCTCGGCATCATGCCCGCGGCCATCGCGATCGTGGTCATCACGATCGGGCGGGCGCGCTTCATGCCGGCGTCGATCATGGCTTCGTCGCGCGGCTTGCCGGCGTGAATGGATTCGATCGCGAACTCGACCAACATGATCGCGTTCTTGGTGACGATGCCCATCAGCATCAGGATGCCGATCCACACCGGCGTCGTCAGCTGCTTGCCGGTGATGAGCAGGGCCGCGATGGCGCCGCCGATCGAGAGCGGCAGCGAGAACAGGATGGTGATCGGCTGGAGGAAGGTGCCGAACAAGAGCACCAGCACCGCGTAGACCATCATCAGGCCGGCCGTAATCGCAGTCGCGAAACCATCGGACAGCTCGTTGAGGCTTTCGGCGTCGCCGGAGGGCGAGACCTTCACGCCCTTCGGCCGGCTCTTCATCACCGGCAGGTCGTAGATCTTCTTGGTGGCGTCGCCGAGCGCGGCGGAGCCGACGAGGTCGGCGGCGACGGTCGCCTGCCGTTCACGATCGTAGCGGTTGATGCTGGTCGGACCCTGGTCGAGCTTGACGTCGGCGATGACCGAGAGCGGCACGCCGCCCTTCTCGCCGCGTTCGCCGAGCGGCACACGCAACTGTTCGAGCGTCTTCAGATTGCCGCGTGCGGCGTCCTCGAGCTGGACGCGGATCGGCACCAGGCGGTCGCCGACGTCGAACTTGGCGAGCGCGGGGCCGACGTCGCCGATGGTGGCGACGCGGATGGTTTGCGACAGGCTTTCGGTGGAGACGCCGAGGCGCGCGGCGAGGTCGGCGCGCGGCTCGATGCGCAGCTCGGGCCGCTCCAGCGTGGTTTCCGAGATCACGTTGGAGATGGTGGGGATCCGCTTCATCTGCGTCGCGAGCTCGCTCGCGACGTTGTTGACGATGTTGGCGTCGACCCCGGTCACGACCAGCGAGATGGCGCGCAGGCCGTTCTCGTCGAGGAACCAGAAGCGGATGTCGGGAACGTTCTCCAGCTCCTGGCTGATCGAGAATTCGAGCTCCCGCTGGGTGATGTCGCGGCTGTCCTTGGGCGTGTAGTTGATGATCAAGGCGGCACGCCGGACTTCCTGGGTCCCCGGTGGGACGCGCCCGCCGTCGACGAAGATGCTCTTCACCTCGGACCGCTTGCGCAGGCGCGCGACGATGTCCTCGGTGACCTTTTCGGTGTAGGCGAGCTGTGTGCCCGGCGGCAGCTCGAGGGCCAGCAGCGAGCGCGCGCTGTCCTGCGCCGGCAGGAAGCCCTGCGGCAGCAGCGTGATGCTCCAGATCGAGGCGGCGAAGACGCCGAAGCCGGCCAGCACCGTGATGAAATAGTGCTTCACCGACCAGGCCACGATCCGATGATAGGATCGCAGCACGCGGCCCGGCGGCGGCTCCTCGTGATGGCCGTGTTTGAGGAAGTAGGCCGCCAGCACCGGCGTGACGAAGCGCGCCGCGAGCAGCGAGAAGAACACCTGCACCGAGACGGTGATGCCGAACTGCTTGAAGAATTGTCCGGCGATGCCCGACATGAAGCTCGCGGGTGCGAAGATCGCGATGATGGTGAGCGAAATCGCGATCACCGCAAGGCCGATCTCGTCGGCGGCTTCGAGTGCGGCGCGATAGGGCGACTTGCCCATGTTCATGTGCCGGACGATGTTCTCGATCTCGACGATGGCGTCGTCGACCAGAATACCCGTCGACAGCGTGATGGCGAGGAAGCTGACGAGGTTGAGCGAGAAACCGAGAAGGTCCATCGCCCAGAACGCCGGGAAGATCGACAGTGGCAGCGAGATCGCGGCGATGATGGTGGCGCGCAGGTCGCGCAGGAACAGCAGCACGATGACGACGGCCAGGATGGCGCCTTCGAACAGGGTCGAGATCGCCGCGTGGTAATTGCCGTTGGTGTATTCGACCGAGGTGTCGATCACCTTCAGGTCGACGTCGGGATAGGTGGCCTTGAGCGCATCGATGCGCTTCTGCACGGCCTCTGCCACCTTCACGTCGCTGGCACCCTTGGAACGCTTGATGCCGAGCGCGACGATCGGCTCGCCGTTGAAGCGGGCGAAGGTGCGGCGATCTGCGATGGTGTCGGTCACTGTGCCGAGATCGGCGAGCCGGACCTCGCCGCCGCCGAACAGCGGGATCATGGTGCCGGCGAGGTCGCCCAGCGTCTTGGCGCCCGCGAGCGTGCGGATCGCCTGGTCGTTCTTGCCGATCTCGGCACGGCCGCCGGCGACGTCGACATTGGTGCCGCGCAGGCTCTGGCTGACATTGACCGCGGTCAGCCCCATCGCCTGGAGACGGTCGGGATCGAGCGAGACCAGGATCTCGCGCTCGACGCCGCCGATGCGCTCGACCTGGGCGACGCCGCGCACGCCTTGCAGCGCGCGCTTGACGACGTCGTCGACGAAGTAGGAGAGCTGCTCCGGCGTCTTGCCGGGTGAGATCGCGGCATAGGTGACGATCGGCAGTCCGATGACATCGACGCGCTGGATCAGCGGCTCGGTGACGTTCTGCGGCAGATTGGAGCGCACGCGCGTCACCGCGTCCTTGACGTCGTTGAGCGCGCGGTCGGTGTTGGTCTCCAGTGCGAACTGGATGGTGGTGACCGACAGGCCGTCGGTAATCTGCGATGTGATGTGCCTGACGCCTTCGACGCCGGAGACGGCGTCTTCAACGGTCTTGGTGACCTGGGATTCAAGCTCGGCGGGCGCTGCGCCGAACTGCGACACCGCGACCGAGATCACGGGAATGTCGGCCGACGGCAGCCGCGTCACCGCGAGCTTGGTGAAGGAGGTCCAGCCCAGGACCAGGAGGATGATCGAGAAGACGACCGACGGCAGCGGATTCCGGATCGACCAAGCCGAGATATTGAGAGCCATCAGCGTACCCGCGTGCGATCGAGTTCATCGGCGAACATGGTCTTGATCTGGTCGCCGTCATGGAGCGAAGAGCCGGCGTCGGCGACGACGATTTCGCCGACGTCGAGGCCTTCCAGGATTTCCGTGGCGCTGTCGGAGGAGAGTCCGACCCGCACCTTGCGTGTCTCGACCACGTTGCCTTTGACGACCTGCACGGTGAGATGGTCGATCGCGGTCTTGGGGATCGAGACGCCGCAGCTGCGTTTGGCGTCGATGGAGGCGCGGGCAAATACGCCGACCTTCAGCGAGGGATTGTTGGTGACGCTGATGCGGACGCGGCCGAGCTGGGTGGCGCGGTCGATTTCGGGCGCAACCAGCCGGACCCGGCCGATCAGATCGGGCGCGTCGTCGCGGCTGATGCGCACGGTCGCGCCGGAGCTGAGCTTGGGCATGTGCACCGCCGGGACCTGGGCGTCGAGCTCGATCTCGTTGTTGACGGCGATGCGGAACATCGGGCCGGCCTGCGGTGAGGCGGGTGCGCCGACGATGGTGCGGACCTCGGTGACGAGGCCCGGCGCAGGCGCCTTCAGCGAGACCGGACCTTGCGGGCCGGGCCGCTGCGGCTGGCCGGGAATCTGCGGCGGTGCCGTCAGGCGCGCCAGCTCCTGATTGTCGGTGACCATGGTGCCTTCGGTGACGAAGAGGTCCGTCACTCTCGATCCCTCCTGGTCGGC is from Bradyrhizobium xenonodulans and encodes:
- a CDS encoding efflux RND transporter permease subunit; the encoded protein is MALNISAWSIRNPLPSVVFSIILLVLGWTSFTKLAVTRLPSADIPVISVAVSQFGAAPAELESQVTKTVEDAVSGVEGVRHITSQITDGLSVTTIQFALETNTDRALNDVKDAVTRVRSNLPQNVTEPLIQRVDVIGLPIVTYAAISPGKTPEQLSYFVDDVVKRALQGVRGVAQVERIGGVEREILVSLDPDRLQAMGLTAVNVSQSLRGTNVDVAGGRAEIGKNDQAIRTLAGAKTLGDLAGTMIPLFGGGEVRLADLGTVTDTIADRRTFARFNGEPIVALGIKRSKGASDVKVAEAVQKRIDALKATYPDVDLKVIDTSVEYTNGNYHAAISTLFEGAILAVVIVLLFLRDLRATIIAAISLPLSIFPAFWAMDLLGFSLNLVSFLAITLSTGILVDDAIVEIENIVRHMNMGKSPYRAALEAADEIGLAVIAISLTIIAIFAPASFMSGIAGQFFKQFGITVSVQVFFSLLAARFVTPVLAAYFLKHGHHEEPPPGRVLRSYHRIVAWSVKHYFITVLAGFGVFAASIWSITLLPQGFLPAQDSARSLLALELPPGTQLAYTEKVTEDIVARLRKRSEVKSIFVDGGRVPPGTQEVRRAALIINYTPKDSRDITQRELEFSISQELENVPDIRFWFLDENGLRAISLVVTGVDANIVNNVASELATQMKRIPTISNVISETTLERPELRIEPRADLAARLGVSTESLSQTIRVATIGDVGPALAKFDVGDRLVPIRVQLEDAARGNLKTLEQLRVPLGERGEKGGVPLSVIADVKLDQGPTSINRYDRERQATVAADLVGSAALGDATKKIYDLPVMKSRPKGVKVSPSGDAESLNELSDGFATAITAGLMMVYAVLVLLFGTFLQPITILFSLPLSIGGAIAALLITGKQLTTPVWIGILMLMGIVTKNAIMLVEFAIESIHAGKPRDEAMIDAGMKRARPIVMTTIAMAAGMMPSALAVGAGGEFRSPMALAVIGGLIFSTILSLVFVPAMFMVMDDLGALIWRFAKRLIVHSEDAETDGHHGAAPDPKNAAHPAE
- a CDS encoding Crp/Fnr family transcriptional regulator — encoded protein: MSKQAEFAVILKMNAMFADLGADELQRLSSLCHTQHLGNGEVLFQKGDAGDALFGVRRGQVRIETGASDGSRLTLNFMGPGDLFGEVAVLDGQNRTADATAGEASELFVLRREDFLAFLEREPKVAIRIIALLCQRIRWQSERMEESMLQPLPVRLARRLCALAADFGSEVHISQEQLGVFVGAARESVNRQLQAWRKEAILDLQRGRILLRNMTKLTAIARNE
- a CDS encoding efflux RND transporter periplasmic adaptor subunit; translation: MSLTQYLKPAGTVAFVVALGVGYYLFEHRKRPEVKETPGEALVIVTKSTNACFSDLVRVTGFFVPRREAVVVADQEGSRVTDLFVTEGTMVTDNQELARLTAPPQIPGQPQRPGPQGPVSLKAPAPGLVTEVRTIVGAPASPQAGPMFRIAVNNEIELDAQVPAVHMPKLSSGATVRISRDDAPDLIGRVRLVAPEIDRATQLGRVRISVTNNPSLKVGVFARASIDAKRSCGVSIPKTAIDHLTVQVVKGNVVETRKVRVGLSSDSATEILEGLDVGEIVVADAGSSLHDGDQIKTMFADELDRTRVR
- a CDS encoding AsmA family protein yields the protein MRIVKFAGATLAAVIIVIALLLVVGIPSGFLTSTIAARVESATGYRLSIDGTTKISLWPTLNVTLNDLTLQDPKDRSGITRLTVDSVQAEMTLASVSSGRPEISELVVTHPVLYQPLLRERLPNAGTASKPPALDTNGATIDRVKVTDGEIAFSRVRDRIEGRISAINADAVVGRDRKVSIAGTARVGDHPTKFDIKATTPAPPADRPTIPVDFAVDMPDVLKSQLTGRADMRLSGDVVMINGVNGRLGDGSFNGWASVDIASKPLVKVDLDFQRLAMPLAKTPEGASGQPWSNAPIDVSGLNYVDAQIRLSANEAVIGDARLAPLALDAKLAGGVLKASTANLGAYGGQVSGEVILDATTGAPSFAMHSDLVGVRALPLLQGLTEFDRIDGKLQAKLALRSAGTSQRALMANMQGTAFVNFQDGAIRGINVAQMIRSLTSGTLSGWQDNQSSSQEQSTDLSQLSASFRIDKGQAVTTDLNLIGPLVRVTGAGTIALDTKMMGFRVEPKLVMTTEGQGRASEPVGFGIPVMIQGTWSQPRIYPDMAGMLDNPDAAYARLREMGKGLFGPDGAGLGNILGSLGLGGATAPGSGGATGNANPQTQQPGQNNPLSGPLGEAIGNLIQQGLSGGAGTGAGTATGTGRSRSLPATPSKPAPLASPEPAAPEAPPMAEQDSQPMNDVLRQLFNR